A genomic region of Cryptococcus gattii WM276 chromosome F, complete sequence contains the following coding sequences:
- a CDS encoding phosphatidylinositol 3-kinase TOR1 (Similar to TIGR gene model, INSD accession AAW44029.1), with protein sequence MSSQSDVLDNIFQRLSARSEDVRAQAGQDLAEHVVACTQEYPGHDASKGVWAQVFHKTFEFTRSNNQPERLGAIIAIAQLLQLTRDDTPDRAQQKVLRLYEYLRPLTTCGDSTVMLPASLVVEDMVRNSPTLHTDTFLGKEVGQALVMIDDSRQEVGRFSGALLLYAFARAAPGVFHQYIPKVLEKIWIPLRDSRSVVRERASMLLSTCLDTLKTRGDRPSTDTYRKIFEEARLGLLKASSTESILGSLLAFNSMLQNQQLSMAEYYRSICELTFKYRDSKEVSIRKAVIALIPSMATYDSDDFEAHYLHRSMAYLLQALNRPADRDISYVALGHMAVHLGSKMKPFIDDIMRIIRDHLRMRGKKNAPYEAPIFQCLAMLATSVGPMLTRQMHEILDLMFPWGLSEPLCTALQATASHIPPLLRTIQDRLLEMLSQTLTGQSYRPLGAPAPRGGAQMDLNLLQSTTNAQSADTLKLALRLLARFDFVGHTLSEFVRDAALPYLEHDSVEVRREAVLATTTLFMTDPICQQTSSNSVEIVNDVLSKLLTVAITDPNAGIRRTVLDHLEDKFDRHLAQAADIRCLFIALNDEVFGNRERTISIIGRLAHHNPAYVMPHLRKSLINIVTELEYSTNARQKEESAKLLCLMVGAAAGLVKSYAPTILSVLLRTASSLDSSIGVQAECLKCIGELARVAGEELVPSVRAILDLVIEMLNDQSSPAKRDTALKTLGQIASNTGEVIKPYTDYPQLMGVLFRFLRMEANSSVRQETIKTIGMLGALDPFKHKTLLGDVDDPVDEGTTSRVNDIVLLNQHNSSVNDEFFQTVVIHSLVNVLHDSTYKDHYQAVEAIMMIFRTQRLRCVNFLPQIVPAFLNVIRIAHSSRTELYLKQLAQFITIVKLHIRNYLNDVFDLIHEFWNPNSSLQITIVSLVEAIAKAVEGEFKAYLPKLLQQILRSFDGDLSAKHLPELKLNTLLQILKAFYVFGESIEDYLHLVLPVIVRSFENPGAPDSLRIAALRTTGQLCRKVNFSDHASQIIHPLVRTLGSSSEELRQTAMETLCVLVLQFGPDYAIFIPMVNKALIENKISHPGYEALITKLLNRERLPPDLGPVERYASDSATEASAPEPVALKVNQQALKLAWDCSHLLNTNSRTEWISWIIGLGHEMMRESPSQAIRAARSLALSSVAFTKELFNVAFYSCWQELFESYQEDLWHNLDRAIKKEDVPGDVVNMILGATQFLEHDEKEVAIESRVLGSVAANYQALAVALHYKEQEFFLDPSKEVIEDLIDVNQKLQQSDAAWGTLEWAQTEMGMTTEVEWYEKLGRWEEALQVWNERDADASTTFSEWEITEGKVTCLHAMGEWEQLSDFVQARWANRTPEEKKLLSPLAAAASWSLKQWDLMDDYISAMKGDGADRAFFKAILAVHRNQIPAALKQISKARERLDPELTTLTGDSYGRAYDTVVRIQMLAELEEIIAYKDHADEPARQEMQRQTWKKRLAGCQRDVEVWQRILQVRSLVLKPNEDMDTWIEFADLCRTSDRLNLAEKTLTSLVGFQYPSMEDTRGRAPPPIIFAYLRMAWAKNLQIDSREERYETLQHLRDFTDQLTDDVGIGARGPNGRLMLPDQKLYGSYTKLLAQCHVELGQWQATLRESQGSADPSGILHDYSLATELDPEWYQAWHTWALANFEVITQLEVSQQGLSPIHFTTYIIPAVEGFLKSISLSPGNSLQDTLRLLTLWFTYGYSSGVTAAVSQGLPTVNIDVWLEVIPQIIARIQTPRQSIQQLIVQLLHDIGKAHPQALIYPLTVASKSTVAARRNVAQNITHKMREHSPKIVDQAELVSTELIRAAILWHEMWYDGLEEASKHYFGDHDIPGMLGVLEPLHEIVENGPQTLRETSFIQSFGHDLRIAREHLKRYRITQDGTEIQQAWDVYYSVFQRLGKQLKLLNVIELQYVSPKLMAVRDLDIAVPGTYQSGKPIIGIKNVIPTFKVIASKQKPRQCSMRGMDGKEYAYCLKGHEDLRQDERVMQLFGLVNTLLNNDHESAKRHLSIQRFSVTPLSPSAGLLGWVTHSDTIHVLIKQYRDQRKILVDIEHKLMQQMSDESYDSLPLLHKVEIFQYALDNTTGQDLYRILWLKSRNSDIWLERRTTYTRSLGLNSMVGYILGLGDRHPSNLLLDQITGKMVHIDFGDCFEVAQQRDKYPEKVPFRLTRMLIHAMEVCGITGNFSRSCEVSMEVLRDNRESLMAVLEAFVYDPLIAWRLTATDKRPGGVGEVKDLDDPTAYGKQRKNKANETEILNDVENTEVKNDKGLQVIERVRRKLTGRDFKPDVVLDVKSQVEKLVVEATKTENLCVAFLGWCSFW encoded by the exons ATGTCTTCACAATCAGACGTTCTTGATAACATTTTTCAGCGTCTGTCCGCCAG GTCGGAAGATGTCCGCGCCCAGGCTGGCCAAGATCTTGCAGAGCACGTCGTAGCTTGTACCCAAGAATACCCGGGACATGATGCTTCGAAGGGTGTATGGGCACAGGTCTTTCACAAGACATTCGAGTTTACTAGGAGCAACAACCAGCCCGAGAGGTTAGGTGCTATTATTGCCATCG CCCAATTGTTACAATTAACTAGGGATGACACACCAGATCGTGCTCAACAAAAGGTTCTACGCCTCTATGAAT ATCTCCGACCTCTCACAACATGCGGCGATTCGACTGTCATGCTTCCCGCATCTCTTGTCGTTGAAGATATGGTCCGCAATTCACCCACCCTTCACACTGATACTTTCCTTGGCAAAGAAGTTGGACAAGCGCTGGTAATGATTGACG ACTCACGTCAAGAAGTCGGTCGTTTCAGTGgtgcccttcttctctaTGCTTTCGCCCGCGCTGCCCCTGGAGTATTCCATCAATACATCCCCAAGGTCTTAGAAAAGATTTGGATCCCACTTCGGGACTCTAGATCTGTTGTCCGAGAACGCGCGAGCATGCTCTTATCTACTTGTCTTGATACTCTCAAAACCCGAGGAGACCGACCATCCACCGACACATACCGCAAGATCTTTGAAGAGGCCCGTCTTGGTCTCCTCAAAGCCAGCTCTACAGAGTCTATTTTGGGTTCTCTCCTTGCTTTCAATTCTATGCTTCAAAATCAACAGCTCTCGATGGCGGAGTATTACCGCTCCATCTGCGAACTAACTTTCAAATACCGTGATTCGAAGGAAGTGTCTATTAGGAAGGCTGTTATCGCTCTCATACCGTCCATGGCGACATATGACAGTGACGACTTTGAGGCACACTATCTGCATAGAAGTATGGCGTATTTGCTGCAAGCTTTGAACAGACCGGCGGACAGAGACATTT CATATGTGGCGTTGGGTCATATGGCCGTACATCTTGGATCCAAAATGAAACCTTTTATTGACGACATTATGCGAATCATTCGTGACCATCTACGCATGCGAGG CAAAAAGAATGCCCCATACGAAGCCCCCATCTTCCAATGTCTCGCTATGCTTGCTACCTCTGTTGGCCCTATGCTTACCCGCCAGATGCACGAAATTCTCGACCTCATGTTCCCCTGGGGCCTTTCCGAACCCTTATGTACAGCTCTTCAAGCCACCGCCTCGCATATCCCTCCTCTATTGAGGACTATCCAAGATAGATTGTTGGAGATGCTTTCGCAGACTTTGACCGGTCAAAGCTATAGACCGCTAGGTGCGCCTGCCCCACGAGGTGGAGCGCAGATGGATCTTAATCTTTTGCAA TCTACAACCAATGCCCAGTCAGCAGACACCCTCAAACTTGCCCTTCGTCTTCTTGCGCGCTTTGACTTTGTCGGCCATACCCTTAGCGAGTTTGTTCGCGACGCTGCCCTTCCGTACCTCGAACACGACAGCGTTGAGGTCCGACGTGAAGCTGTGTTGGCAACCACAACCCTGTTCATGACGGACCCGATCTGTCAACAGACAAGCAGTAATTCGGTCGAGATTGTAAATGATGTGTTGAGTAAATTGTTAACTGTGGCCATTACCGATCCTA ACGCTGGTATCCGCCGGACGGTACTCGATCACCTCGAAGACAAGTTTGATCGCCATCTCGCCCAGGCTGCGGATATCCGATGTCTCTTTATCGCTCTCAACGATGAAGTCTTTGGTAATCGCGAGAGAACCATCTCGATCATTGGGAGACTGGCACACCACAACCCGGCGTATGTGATGCCTCATTTGAGGAAAAGCTTGATCAATATTGTCACCGAGTTGGAGTATTCTACCAATGC GCGAcaaaaggaagagagtgCCAAGCTGCTCTGCCTTATGGTCGGCGCTGCCGCAGGTCTCGTCAAGTCTTACGCCCCAACCATCCTGTCGGTCCTTCTGCGCACCGCTTCCAGCCTCGACTCTTCTATCGGTGTCCAAGCTGAATGTCTCAAATGTATTGGCGAGCTTGCCAGAGTTGCAGGAGAAGAACTCGTCCCCTCCGTCCGAGCCATTCTCGACCTCGTCATCGAAATGCTCAACGACCAGTCTTCCCCCGCCAAGAGAGATACTGCCCTCAAGACTTTGGGACAAATTGCGAGTAACACAGGAGAGGTTATCAAACCTTATACAGATTACCCTCAGTTGATGGGGGTGCTGTTTAGGTTTTTGAGAATGGAGGCGAATTCGAGCGTCAGGCAGGAGACCATCAAGACAATTGGTATGCTGGGTGCCTTGGATCCATTCAAACACAAG ACTTTGTTGGGTGATGTGGACGACCCTGTCGACGAAGGAACAACCTCGCGGGTCAATGACATTGTGTTGCTCAACCAACACAACTCGTCAGTCAATGACGAGTTCTTCCAGACTGTTGTCATTCATTCCTTAGTCAATGTCTTACATGACTCTACTTACAAAGATCACTATCAAGCCGTGGAGGCCATTATGATGATTTTTAGGACTCAACGGTTGAGATGTGTAAACTTCCTCCCTCAG ATCGTCCCTGCATTCCTCAACGTCATTCGTATTGCACACTCCTCTCGTACCGAGCTTTACCTCAAACAACTTGCGCAGTTTATTACAATCGTCAAATTACATATCCGCAATTATCTCAATGATGTCTTTGATCTGATCCACGAGTTCTGGAACCCCAACTCTAGTCTTCAGATCACCATTGTCTCCCTCGTTGAAGCCATCGCCAAGGCTGTGGAAGGAGAATTTAAAGCTTACTTACCCAAGCTCTTGCAGCAGATTTTGAGATCATTTGACGGAGATTTGTCAGCCAAGCACCTCCCGGAGTTGAAACTAAACACTTTACTTCAGATCCTGAAAGCGTTCTACGTCTTTGGCGAATCTATTGAAGACTACCTCCACCTTGTCTTACCAGTCATTGTTCGATCTTTTGAGAACCCGGGCGCCCCTGACTCTCTTCGCATTGCTGCTTTGCGTACCACTGGACAGCTTTGTCGCAAAGTGAACTTTTCGGACCATGCGAGTCAGATCATCCACCCATTAGTAAGAACTTTGGGTAGTAGCTCAGAAGAGTTGAGACAGACTGCAATGGAAACACTTTGTGTTTTGGTGTTGCAGTTCGGCCCAGATTATGCTATCTTCATCCCTATGGTAAACAAA GCTTTGATAGAGAACAAAATATCACATCCTGGTTACGAAGCCCTTATAACCAAGTTGCTCAACCGCGAGCGCCTTCCTCCAGACCTTGGCCCTGTCGAACGATACGCCAGCGATTCTGCCACCGAAGCCTCTGCACCAGAGCCTGTTGCTCTGAAGGTCAATCAACAAGCTCTTAAGCTGGCCTGGGACTGTTCCCACTTGCTTAACACCAATAGCAGGACCGAATGGATCTCATGGATCATTGGCTTGGGCCATGAGATGATGAGAGAAAGCCCTAGTCAAGCCATAAGAGCTGCGAGGAGTTTGGCCTTGAGTAGTGTGGCCTTCACCAAGGAACTGTTTAATGTTGCTTTCTATTCATGCTGGCAGGAGCTGTTTGAGAGCTATCAG GAGGACTTATGGCACAACCTTGACCGAGCCATCAAGAAAGAGGATGTCCCTGGCGATGTTGTCAACATGATTCTCGGTGCCACTCAGTTCTTGGAACACGATGAAAAGGAGGTAGCTATTGAAAGCCGTGTTTTGGGCAGCGTG GCTGCCAATTATCAAGCTCTCGCGGTCGCTCTGCACTACAAAGAACAGGAATTCTTCCTTGATCCTAGCAAGGAAGTTATCGAAGATCTCATTGACGTTAACCAGAAACTCCAGCAAAGCGATGCCGCCTGGGGTACCCTTGAATGGGCTCAGACAGAAATGGGAATGACTACTGAGGTCGAGTGGTACGAAAAGCTGGGAAGATGGGAGGAAGCATTACAAGTATGGAACGAGCGAGATGCCGATGCTTCGACTACCTTCTCAGAGTGGGAGATTACCGAAGGCAAGGTCACTTGTCTGCATGCTATGGGCGAATGGGAGCAACTCTCAGACTTTGTTCAGGCTCGATGGGCTAACAGAACGCcagaggagaagaagttgCTTTCACCGTTGGCGGCAGCGGCCAGTTGGTCGCTGAAGCAATGGGATTTGATGGACGACTATATCTCTGCCATGAAGGGAGATGGGGCGGATCGCGCGTTCTTCAAGGCTATCTTAGCCGTGCACAGGAATCAAATTCCTGCTGCTTTGAAGCAAATCTCCAAGGCAAGGGAAAGGTTGGATCCAGAGTTGACTACCTTGACTGGTGATAGCTACGGCCGAGCCTATGA CACTGTCGTGAGGATTCAAATGCTTGCTGAACTTGAGGAAATCATTGCCTACAAGGACCACGCCGATGAGCCTGCCCGACAGGAGATGCAACGACAGACCTGGAAGAAGCG TCTGGCCGGATGTCAGCGTGATGTCGAAGTTTGGCAGCGCATTCTCCAGGTCAGGTCCCTTGTACTCAAGCCTAATGAGGATATGGACACTTGGATTGAGTTTGCGGACCTCTGTCGAACATCTGACAGGCTGAACTTGGCCGAGAAGACGCTGACATCTCTTGTTGGCTTCCAATACCCATCAATGGAAGAC ACTCGAGGACGAGCACCACCGCCCATTATCTTCGCTTACCTCCGTATGGCTTGGGCCAAGAACCTTCAAATCGACTCTCGTGAAGAACGTTACGAGACTCTTCAACACCTGCGCGACTTTACCGATCAGCTTACTGACGATGTTGGTATCGGAGCGAGGGGTCCTAATGGCAGACTCATGTTACCTGACCAGAAGTTGTATGGATCTTATACCAAGTTGCTGGCGCAGTGCCATGTTGAGTTAGGTCAATGGCAAGCTACTTTAAGGGAAAGCCAAGGATCA GCCGACCCCTCGGGCATTCTCCACGACTATTCTCTCGCCACAGAACTTGACCCCGAGTGGTACCAGGCATGGCACACTTGGGCACTGGCCAATTTCGAGGTCATTACCCAGCTTGAAGTGTCACAGCAAGGTCTCTCACCTATTCACTTTACGACTTATATCATCCCTGCTGTTGAAGGCTTCCTTAAGTCCATCTCGCTTTCTCCTGGCAACTCGTTGCAAGATACCTTGAGGTTGTTGACTCTCTGGTTTACATATGGATACTCTAGCGGGGTGACTGCGGCTGTTAGCCAAGGTCTTCCCACTGTCAACATTGATGTCTGGCTTGAAGTCATTCCTCAG ATCATTGCCCGTATTCAGACGCCCCGCCAGTCTATACAGCAGCTCATTGTACAGCTCCTGCACGATATTGGCAAAGCCCATCCTCAAGCTCTTATTTACCCTCTTACTGTCGCCTCCAAATCTACGGTCGCTGCCCGACGCAATGTCGCTCAAAATATCACCCATAAAATGCGAGAGCACTCTCCCAAGATTGTTGACCAGGCCGAGCTTGTCAGCACTGAGCTTATTCGAGCGGCTATCTTATGGCATGAAATGTGGTATGATGGCTTGGAAGAAGCATCGAAGCACTACTTTGGTGatcatgatatacctgGCATGTTGGGGGTTCTTGAGCCTTTGCATGAGATTGTCGAAAAT GGACCGCAAACCCTACGTGAGACGTCCTTTATCCAGTCGTTCGGCCATGATCTGCGTATCGCTCGGGAGCATCTCAAGCGTTACCGTATAACTCAGGATGGTACCGAAATCCAACAAGCATGGGATGTCTACTACTCCGTCTTCCAGCGTCTTGGCAAACAGCTCAAGCTCCTCAACGTGATTGAGCTGCAATATGTCTCGCCAAAGCTAATGGCTGTTCGAGACTTGGATATTGCTGTTCCAGGTACCTACCAGAGTGGCAAGCCTATCATCGGTATTAAAAATGTCATCCCAACCTTCAAGGTTATTGCCTCCAAGCAAAAGCCAAGACAGTGCAGCATGCGCGGTATGGATGGTAAGGAGTATGCATATTGTCTCAAGG GCCACGAGGACTTGCGACAAGACGAACGTGTCATGCAACTCTTCGGTTTGGTCAACACTCTTCTTAATAATGACCACGAATCCGCCAAGCGACATCTCAGCATCCAGCGATTTTCTGTAACTCCTCTTTCCCCTAGTGCCGGTTTGCTCGGTTGGGTTACCCACAGTGACACCATTCACGTTCTCATCAAACAATACCGAGACCAAAGGAAAATCTTGGTGGATATTGAGCATAAACTTATGCAACAG ATGTCTGATGAGAGCTACGACTCTCTACCGCTCTTGCACAAGGTCGAGATCTTCCAGTATGCGCTGGATAACACAACTGGTCAAGATTTGTACCGCATTTTGTGGCTCAAGTCACGTAACTCAGATATCTGGCTTGAGAGAAGAACGACTTATACCAGAAGTCTTGGCCTCAACTCCATGGTCGGTTATATCCTTGGGTTGGGTGATAGACATCCTTCAAACCTGTTGCTCGACCAGATTACGGGTAAAATGGTCCACATTGACTTT GGTGATTGCTTCGAAGTTGCTCAACAGAGAGACAAGTACCCTGAGAAAGTACCGTTCCGACTTACCCGAATGCTCATTCATGCCATGGAG GTCTGCGGTATCACTGGTAATTTCTCGCGCAGTTGTGAAGTGTCTATGGAAGTCCTCCGTGACAACAGAGAATCACTCATGGCCGTGCTTGAAGCCTTTGTGTACGACCCCCTCATTGCTTGGCGTCTTACAGCGACGGACAAACGACCTGGTGGTGTTGGCGAAGTCAAAGATCTGGATGATCCGACGGCGTACGGaaagcagaggaagaacaaggCGAATGAAACGGAGATTCTGAATG ATGTAGAAAATACCGAGGTGAAAAACGACAAGGGTCTACAGGTCATCGAACGAGTACGACGAAAGTTGACCGGTCGAGACTTCAAGCCCGACGTTGTACTGGACGTTAAGTCCCAGGTGGAGAAGTTGGTGGTTGAGGCGACAAAGACAGAGAACTTGTGTGTGGCGTTTTTAGGATG GTGTTCCTTCTGGTAA
- a CDS encoding Hypothetical Protein (Similar to TIGR gene model, INSD accession AAW44331.1), with amino-acid sequence MLRMIQAALRRGTFHTTATTCTPAALRTPPPAPLSLPRHFSLLCKPLQPQRSTRSKLFKAPKATKPPKSPKLPKAPKQSEAGKPYKTRKAIKPPKVSVPPDTQITIELPISAEAPASPKYPTAPKHSSSSRHPPFDKLVIMVRAADVANRMEMPEELPDFPLPPLPDIYDRELLRQVFTHTSYVGARKQSALFDKEAFHHDNEKLEHVGDALLGCIVTCLLHDLYPNLNPGNATEMKAICVCNQTLSQLSRRYKMPERLITDVNATEILKNGTKTTANIFEAYVAGLHYSYLKHGNTKDVDGGDGPKTHGQGLEHLQEWLRPLFEPIAEWVLGYMKKEQERLEAETAVKAGSMDTDLDDLANGASGKLNELFISRGAGMPVYTYEPWGVDMWKAIVIARNRDGKEWQGEATRTKKKQAATVAAYKVLMQLEVV; translated from the exons ATGCTACGCATGATTCAGGCTGCATTGAGGAGAGGAACATTTCATACTACTGCCACCACCTGCACGCCAGCTGCATTGAGAACACCTCCACCAGCACCCCTTTCACTTCCTCGTCACTTCTCTCTGCTCTGCAAACCTCTTCAACCGCAACGATCGACTCGCTCCAAACTCTTCAAGGCTCCCAAAGCCACAAAGCCTCCAAAATCGCCAAAGCTTCCCAAAGCTCCCAAACAAAGCGAAGCGGGCAAACCATACAAAACGCGCAAAGCCATCAAACCCCCCAAAGTCTCCGTACCTCCTGATACCCAGATAACGATTGAACTCCCCATATCTGCCGAAGCCCCCGCATCTCCCAAATACCCGACGGCTCCCAAACATTCGTCCTCTTCAAGACACCCTCCCTTCGACAAACTCGTAATCATGGTCCGAGCCGCCGATGTTGCCAATCGCATGGAAATGCCGGAAGAACTTCCGGATTTCCCCTTGCCCCCTCTTCCCGATATCTATGATCGTGAGCTCTTACGTCAAGTCTTTACGCATACAAGCTATGTGGGAGCGAGGAAGCAGTCTGCACTATTTGATAAGGAGGCCTTTCATCATGACAATGAGAAACTGGAACATGTCGGGGATGCTTTATTGG GCTGTATTGTTACCTGTTTGCTTCATGACTTGTATCCGAACCTCAATCCGGGCAATGCAACT GAAATGAAAGCTATCTGCGTTTGTAACCAGACGTTATCACAGCTGTCTAGGCGCTACAAGATGCCAGAACGTCTCATAACAGACGTGAACGCTACAGAAATTTTGAAGAACGGGACAAAGACCACAGCCAACATTTTTGAGGCATATGTCGCTGGCCTTCACTACTCTTATCTCAAACATG GCAATACGAAAGATGTTGACGGAGGCGACGGGCCAAAAACACATGGACAAGGTCTTGAACATTTGCAAGAATGGCTTCGACCCCTCTTTGAACCGATCGCTGAATGGGTATTGGGCTACATGAAGAAGGAACAAGAACGATTGGAAGCAGAAACAGCTGTCAAAGCTGGGTCAATGGATACCGATCTCGACGATTTGGCGAATGGTGCGTCAGGAAAGCTCAACGAATTGTTTATCTCCAGAGGGGCAGGTATGCCTGTGTATACATATGAGCCATGGGGAGTTGATATGTGGAAGGCAATTGTAATTGCACGCAAtagagatggaaaagaaTG GCAAGGCGAAGCTACACGaacaaagaagaagcaggcAGCTACGGTGGCGGCATATAAGGTCCTAATGCAGCTGGAAGTGGTCTGA
- a CDS encoding C-22 sterol desaturase, putative (Similar to TIGR gene model, INSD accession AAW44138.1), which translates to MESHTILRPTAIPDLAAIKTWGLEGLTKAKFSFDSKTTTATVLTLILSLLVLEQLVYRAKKAHLPGAKWTIPVIGKFADSLNPTLANYKAQWNSGPLSAVSVFNIFIVIGSSNEMARKILNSPNHAEPCLVASAKKVLLPENWVFLHGKVHADYRKALNVLFTKQALSIYLPIQERIYRSYFNKWMSDPAPAQQYMMKMRDLNMETSLSVFIGPYLTEAQKQEINEKYWLITISLELVNFPLAIPGTKVYNAIQARKIVMKYLSAASAASKIRMEDDDAEPECLLDHWVRAMILARRAQDDGEETKLLSREYSDHEIAMVLLSFLFASQDAMSSALVYTFQLTADHPEVLAKVREEQYRVRGNDLERPLTLDLLDDMVYTRATIKEVLRFRPPVIMVPYMTTKPFPVSPEYTAPKNSMIIPAFWNSLHDETCYPEPDRFLPERWLPQADGSAPIADSKPQNYLVWGSGPHKCIGGQYASMHLAATLGTASVLMDWKHERTELSDEVQVIAAIFPKDHCLLKFTPRAPPS; encoded by the exons ATGGAATCCCATACCATTCTCCGCCCCACGGCCATCCCTGATCTTGCCGCGATCAAGACTTGGGGTCTTGAAGGGCTCACCAAGGCCAAGTTCAGCTTTGACTC TAAAACCACCACTGCTACCGTCCTTACCCTTatcctctctcttcttgtCCTCGAGCAGCTCGTCTACAGGGCCAAGAAAGCCCACCTGCCCGGTGCCAAATGGACCATTCCCGTCATTGGCAAATTTGCCGACTCTTTGAACCCTACTTTGGCCAACTACAAGGCCCAGTGGAACTCGGGGCCTTTGAGCGCTGTTTCCGTGTTCAACAT TTTCATCGTCATCGGTTCTTCCAACGAAATGGCCAGGAAGATCCTCAACTCCCCCAACCATGCTGAACCTTGTCTCGTTGCATCCGCCAAGAAGGTCTTGTTGCCCGAGAACTGGGTCTTCTTGCATGGCAAGGTCCACGCCGACTACAGGAAGGCTTTGAACGTCCTCTTCACCAAGCAGGCTCTCAG TATCTACCTCCCCATTCAGGAGAGGATCTACCGAAGCTACTTCAACAAATGGATGTCCGATCCCGCCCCTGCTCAACAGTACATGATGAAGATGCGAGACCTCAACATGGAAACCTCCCTTTCCGTGTTCATCGGCCCTTACCTCACTGAGGCTCAGAAGCAAGAGATCAACGAAAAGTACTGGCTAATCACCATCTCTCTCGAGCTCGTCAACTTCCCCCTCGCCATTCCTGGCACCAAAGTCTACAACGCTATCCAGGCTAGGAAGATTGTCATGAAGTATCTCTCCGCTGCTAGCGCTGCGAGCAAGATCAGGATGGAGGACGACGACGCCGAGCCCGAGTGTCTTTTGGACCACTGGGTGCGAGCCATGATCCTTGCCCGACGTGCCCAGGATGACGGTGAGGAGACTAAACTTCTTTCTCGAGAGTACAGCGACCACGAGATTGCCATGGTCCTTTTATCTTTCCTTTTCGCTTCTCAGGACGCCATGTCTTCCGCTCTTGTCTACACGTTCCAGCTTACCGCTGATCACCCCGAAGTTCTTGCAAAGGTTAGGGAGGAGCAGTACAGGGTCAGGGGTAACGACCTCGAGAGGCCTCTGACTTTGGACTTGCTTGATGACATGGTTTACACTCGTGCTACTATCAAGGAAGTTTTGAGGTTCAGGCCTCCTGTCATCATG GTCCCTTACATGACCACCAAGCCGTTCCCCGTCTCCCCCGAATACACCGCTCCCAAGAACTCTATGATCATTCCCGCCTTCTGGAACTCTTTACACGACGAGACCTGTTATCCTGAGCCCGACCGATTCCTTCCCGAACGATGGCTTCCCCAAGCCGACGGCTCCGCCCCTATCGCCGACTCAAAGCCCCAAAACTACCTTGTCTGGGGTAGCGGTCCCCACAAGTGTATCGGAGGCCAGTACGCTTCTATGCATTTGGCGGCCACTTTGGGTACAGCGAGTGTTTTGATGGACTGGAAGCACGAGAGGACCGAGTTGAGTGATGAAGTGCAGGTCATTGCGGC TATCTTCCCCAAGGACCACTGTCTCCTTAAATTCACTCCTCGGGCCCCCCCTTCATAA